A single window of Eucalyptus grandis isolate ANBG69807.140 chromosome 1, ASM1654582v1, whole genome shotgun sequence DNA harbors:
- the LOC104441360 gene encoding phospholipase A1-IIdelta, which produces MNHITNLLHHHHLHLHHHENQRRQQKAGMTTAAGEEREPTWAELLGSGDWEGLLEPLDMGLRRLILRCGDFIQATYDTFINDENSKYCGCSRYGKADFFQKVMMENGSDYEVVAFLYGTARVSSKEYFLFHSQSREAWDRESNWIGYIAVTTDEVSAQLGRREIYIAWRGTTRNYEWINILGAKRKSIESLLSTNGEGEHEPGEEEARNDSSSSDDDDRDDEKVPKVMLGWYTIYTTDDPKSPFTKLSARTQLLTKINELREKYKGEDLSITLTGHSLGASLSILSGFDIVENGVRDIPVSAFVFGSPQVGNKAFAERCKSYPNLKFLHIRNTIDLIPHYPSKLLGYVYSGVELEIDTRKSPNLKDSKNPSDWHNLQAMLHIVAGWNGEDGEFELKVKRSLALVNKSCDFLKPECLVPPSWWVEKNKGMVLDEDGEWVMGSLADEDLPVPEF; this is translated from the exons ATGAACCACATTACAaacctcctccaccaccaccatctccacctccaccaccacgaGAACCAGCGGCGGCAGCAGAAGGCCGGAATGACCACCGCGGCGGGGGAGGAGCGGGAGCCGACGTGGGCGGAGCTGCTGGGGAGCGGGGACTGGGAGGGCCTGCTGGAGCCCCTCGACATGGGGCTCCGGCGGCTGATCCTCCGGTGCGGCGACTTCATACAGGCCACCTACGACACCTTCATCAACGACGAGAACTCCAAGTACTGCGGCTGCAGCCGCTACGGCAAGGCCGACTTCTTCCAGAAGGTCATGATGGAGAACGGATCCGACTACGAG GTCGTGGCCTTCCTCTACGGGACGGCACGGGTCAGCTCCAAGGAGTACTTCCTGTTCCACTCGCAGTCACGGGAGGCGTGGGACCGCGAGTCCAACTGGATCGGCTACATCGCCGTGACCACCGACGAGGTCAGCGCGCAACTGGGTCGCCGCGAAATCTACATCGCATGGCGAGGCACGACGCGGAACTACGAGTGGATCAACATCCTCGGCGCCAAGCGCAAGTCCATCGAGTCGCTCCTCAGCACGAACGGCGAGGGCGAACATGAGCCCGGAGAAGAGGAGGCCAGGAACGACTCCAGCAGCAGCGACGACGATGACCGCGACGACGAGAAAGTCCCGAAAGTCATGCTGGGTTGGTACACCATCTACACGACGGACGACCCGAAGTCGCCCTTCACGAAGCTGAGCGCGAGGACGCAGCTCTTGACCAAGATCAACGAGCTGCGAGAGAAGTACAAGGGCGAGGATCTGAGCATCACCCTCACCGGCCACAGCCTCGGCGCGAGCCTGTCCATCCTGAGCGGGTTCGACATCGTCGAGAACGGGGTCCGGGACATCCCCGTCTCGGCCTTCGTCTTCGGGTCCCCCCAGGTGGGGAACAAGGCCTTCGCCGAGCGGTGCAAGAGCTACCCGAACCTCAAGTTCCTGCACATCAGGAACACCATAGACCTCATCCCGCACTACCCGAGCAAGCTCCTGGGGTACGTCTACTCGGGGGTCGAGCTCGAGATCGACACCCGGAAGTCGCCGAACCTGAAGGACTCCAAGAACCCGAGCGACTGGCACAACCTGCAGGCGATGCTGCACATCGTGGCGGGCTGGAACGGCGAGGACGGCGAGTTCGAGCTCAAGGTGAAGCGGAGCTTGGCCTTGGTGAACAAGTCGTGCGACTTCCTAAAGCCCGAGTGCCTGGTACCCCCGTCGTGGTGGGTGGAGAAGAACAAGGGGATGGTGCTCGACGAGGACGGCGAGTGGGTGATGGGGTCGCTGGCCGACGAGGACCTGCCCGTCCCCGAGTTTTGA
- the LOC104441377 gene encoding shaggy-related protein kinase eta, with translation MASMPSGPHHHHLLHHHQPPPPPRPENDPPKLAPRQHDPMDTDKEASPSIIENNEAVTGQIISTTIGGKNGEPKQTISYKAERVVGTGSFGVVFQAKCLETGEMVAIKKVLQDRRYKNRELQLMRLMDHPNVVSLKHCFFSTTSRDELFLNLVMEYVPENMYRVLKHYSSMNQRMPLLYVKLYTYQIFRGLAYIHNVPAVCHRDVKPQNLLVDNVTHQVKLCDFGSAKVLVKGETNISYICSRYYRAPELIFGATEYTTSIDIWSAGCVLAELLLGQPLFPGENAVDQLVEIIKVLGTPTREEIRCMNPNYTDFRFPQIKAHPWHKVFHKRMPPEAIDLASRLLQYSPSLRCTALEACAHPFFDELREPNARLPNGRPFPPLFNFKQELAGASPELINRLIPEHVRKQNILNFPHLAST, from the exons ATGGCCTCCATGCCCTCGGGgcctcaccaccaccacctcctccaccaccaccaaccgccgccgccgccgcggccggaGAACGACCCGCCGAAGCTCGCCCCGCGGCAGCATGATCCAATGGACACCGATAAG GAAGCGTCACCCTCTATTATTGAGAATAATGAGGCTGTCACTGGTCAGATTATTTCAACCACAATCGGTGGGAAAAATGGCGAACCCAAGCAG ACCATCAGCTATAAGGCGGAACGTGTTGTTGGCACCGGATCTTTTGGAGTAGTTTTCCAG GCAAAGTGCTTGGAAACTGGGGAAATGGTTGCCATAAAGAAGGTTTTGCAGGACAGACGCTATAAAAATCGAGAGCTGCAGCTAATGCGTCTAATGGATCACCCAAATGTGGTTTCTTTGAAACATTGCTTCTTCTCTACTACTAGTAGAGATGAGTTGTTTCTGAATTTGGTCATGGAGTACGTACCCGAAAATATGTATCGGGTTCTGAAGCATTACAGCAGTATGAACCAGAGGATGCCCCTTCTTTATGTGAAACTCTATACATATCAA ATATTTCGAGGGCTAGCATACATTCATAACGTTCCAGCGGTTTGTCACAGGGATGTGAAGCCACAAAACCTTCTG GTTGATAATGTGACCCACCAAGTCAAACTCTGTGATTTTGGGAGCGCAAAAGTTCTT GTTAAGGGCGAAACTAATATATCATACATATGCTCTCGCTACTATCGGGCTCCAGAGCTTATATTTGGCGCGACAGAATACACGACATCAATTGACATTTGGTCAGCGGGTTGTGTTCTTGCTGAGCTTCTCCTTGGTCAG CCATTATTTCCTGGGGAAAATGCAGTAGACCAACTTGTAGAGATTATCAAG GTTCTCGGTACACCCACTCGAGAAGAAATTCGATGCATGAATCCGAACTACACAGACTTCAGATTTCCCCAAATCAAGGCTCATCCTTGGCACAAG GTATTTCACAAGAGGATGCCTCCTGAAGCGATTGACCTTGCATCACGACTGCTTCAGTATTCACCAAGTCTTCGCTGCACTGCG CTGGAGGCATGTGCCCATCCTTTCTTTGATGAGTTGCGTGAGCCAAATGCACGGCTTCCTAATGGTCGGCCTTTTCCGCCTCTATTCAACTTTAAACAAGAA TTGGCTGGGGCATCACCTGAATTGATTAACAGGCTGATTCCAGAGCATGTGAGGAAGCAGAATATTCTCAATTTCCCTCATCTGGCTAGTACATAA
- the LOC104441370 gene encoding UV-stimulated scaffold protein A homolog: MEEEEEGRVRQLIEKATDTTAPEVDPRLLKAIKSAVRHSDSELRTAARTLMSLMKRNHSQVRYMSLLIIDELFMRSKLFRTLIVENLDQLLSFSMGFRKNMPLPAPQAVASRLHSKAIEFLEKWNASFGVHYRQLRLGFDYCKNNLRLQFPDRQGNAARIQQERREREIRTQEILRKKFETLKESFPLIKEEIQSTVNEIEECLDIVTTKEEPVPLVPLDDEDCDDFRSHEILQLRLASLKEAEKVHEDLDNKVLFDALRELYRLLVTRHLVSVQQWITVVVKVDATDNRLRDSILKELINIQNKIQLMKRKCEELVSALPTTAKHDLEEEEDIWEEGKIEPSDNGSSTTLRDRYENPSVPSTSGLKSMTSGCSVGESVSIKASNESDDGKNPAKTKLLLKAPVMRWGPYLDNWGSNSGVLANQRGLDVESHWGRVDHDAVIPAEKIAELTVQATLYEEEQVNIKPCNAPLSSGGLCQRRDLKVCPFHGPIIPRDSAGHPLDQNVSADGRTCGLETDVAKQLAKQAVKNVRTRDREEIEKRIHDKQSLKRAKLAKIREHNEAVLREAALASTSRSAAIAEDIDSTDKPSSRKKKETLASMLRKKVTAKDRLSERLLNARTADATIRQLRSDEDSCYREAFPNQW, translated from the exons atggaagaggaggaggaaggcaggGTGAGGCAGCTGATCGAGAAGGCGACCGACACGACCGCCCcggaggtcgaccctcgcctccTCAAGGCCATCAAGTCCGCCGTCCGGCACTCCGATTCGGAGCTCCGGACCGCCGCGCGAACCCTCATGTCCCTCATGAAGCGGAACCACTCTCAG GTGCGGTACATGTCGCTGCTTATAATTGATGAGCTCTTTATGCGATCAAAGCTGTTCAGAACCCTTATTGTTGAGAACTTGGATCAGTTGTTGAGTTTCAGCATGGGCTTCCGGAAGAATATGCCGCTGCCAGCACCTCAGGCAGTTGCATCTCGTTTGCATTCCAAGGCCATTGAGTTTTTGGAGAAGTGGAATGCTTCTTTTGGTGTTCATTACAGGCAGCTTAGATTAGGATTTGATTACTGCAAAAACAACCTTAGGTTGCAGTTCCCTGATAGACAGGGAAATGCAGCTAGGATTCAACAGGAGAGAAGGGAAAGGGAGATTAGAACTCAAGAAATTTTACGCAAAAAATTCGAAACTCTCAAGGAAAGTTTTCCCTTGATAAAGGAAGAAATACAATCCACAGTGAATGAGATTGAGGAATGTCTTGATATAGTTACTACTAAGGAGGAGCCAGTGCCACTTGTCCCCcttgatgatgaagattgtGATGATTTTCGTTCCCATGAAATCCTGCAGCTACGTCTTGCATCATTGAAAGAAGCAGAAAAGGTTCATGAGGATTTGGATAACAAAGTTTTGTTTGATGCGTTGAGGGAGCTGTACAGACTTCTGGTGACCAGGCATTTAGTTTCTGTACAACAATGGATCACTGTTGTTGTTAAAGTAGATGCAACAGATAACAGGCTGAGAGATTCGATTTTGAAGGAGTTAATCAACATTCAAAATAAGATTCAGTTAATGAAGAGGAAATGTGAAGAACTAGTTTCTGCTTTACCAACTACTGCAAAGCATGAcctagaagaggaagaagatatcTGGGAAGAGGGAAAGATTGAACCAAGTGATAATGGGTCTTCAACAACACTGAGAGACCGATATGAAAATCCCTCTGTTCCATCAACAAGTGGGTTGAAAAGCATGACTTCTGGATGCAGTGTTGGAGAATCTGTTAGCATTAAGGCCTCCAATGAATCAGACGATGGAAAAAATCCTGCGAAGACTAAGCTCTTGTTAAAAGCTCCAGTAATGAGATGGGGCCCTTACTTGGATAATTGGGGTTCAAATAGTGGTGTCCTGGCTAATCAGAGGGGATTGGATGTGGAAAGCCATTGGGGTCGGGTAGACCATGATGCTGTTATTCCAGCAGAAAAAATTGCAGAGCTGACTGTTCAGGCAACTCTCTACGAGGAAGAGCAAGTAAATATCAAACCATGCAATGCTCCTTTAAGCAGTGGGGGCCTCTGTCAGAGAAGAGATTTAAAAGTTTGCCCTTTCCATGGACCCATTATTCCTCGTGATAGCGCTGGTCATCCACTTGACCAGAATGTCTCTGCAGATGGTAGAACTTGTGGCCTGGAGACTGATGTAGCGAAGCAGTTGGCAAAACAAGCTGTGAAGAATGTCAGGACTCGAGATagagaagaaatagagaagAGAATACATGACAAGCAATCTTTGAAACGTGCAAAGCTAGCTAAAATTCGAGAACACAATGAAGCAGTTCTTCGTGAAGCTGCGTTGGCTTCCACTTCAAGATCCGCAGCTATTGCAGAAGACATTGACAGTACTGATAAACCATcatccagaaaaaagaaagaaacacttGCATCCATGCTGCGCAAAAAAGTGACGGCGAAAGATAGATTGTCTGAGAGACTTCTGAATGCCCGTACAGCAGATGCAACAATCAGGCAACTGAGGTCGGATGAAGATTCATGTTACAGAGAGGCTTTCCCAAACCAGTG GTGA